In the Danio rerio strain Tuebingen ecotype United States chromosome 8, GRCz12tu, whole genome shotgun sequence genome, one interval contains:
- the LOC101883933 gene encoding uncharacterized protein, translated as MAFSVDCDITNIQFDVDNNSLEFGKKPKAMGRVRKRVKQFCNWASRKSGKAQQNQCTSEGDLEHRRCSDDEAGPSNATFISHIHTGAGVSPSPAPQTREKKLKRLWKWFSRKFKRTRTRAPQIQLSSPQPQRSPDGEAACVSPRTVHDERVNRRVSIQTPVKTPSTETERHDDTEYWDFSVSSLTTAGNSESDRDSMHSWHSCASSLGTPVSESDRASVLSWHSCASSLGTAGISESDRASVHSRQPCASSLTAEHHNDEENASSEDSSVSEDSTSSSSDFWKTEQETTFNWEGNTGRISQDYKILHLIGQGSTGVIYEGIRLSDCRMVDIKCVKNTKSMERITIEPSDKTVPQEVGLMTMMSRGPKVPQVIQLLDWYEAPDQYILVLEHPKSAVSLDQFVSSCGNKISEAKARVVMHQVITAANACCERGVYNNIKLESLLINPHTLQVKLMDFGTGSLIKDTGYTTFWGSMACIPPEFYQKGRFHAKPAIMYSLGKLLFRMLCGRYPHMELHKIVKRTWQPEDLSKEAVDLICSCLQSKPDKRLSLDEILHQRWFQVFILKPNNRRKD; from the exons ATGGCGTTTTCAGTTGATTGTGATATTACAAATATTCAGTTCGACGTTGATAACAATTCTCTCGAGTTTGGAAAGAAACCTAAAGCAATGGGACGAGTTAGAAAGAGAGTAAAACAGTTCTGTAACTGGGCCTCTCGGAAATCCGGGAAAGCCCAGCAGAACCAGTGCACATCCGAGGGCGATCTCGAGCACCGGAGATGTTCTGATGACGAAGCCGGACCGAGCAACGCTACGTTCATCTCCCACATTCACACTGGAGCTGGTGTTTCACCAAGCCCAGCACCACAGACAAGAGAGAAGAAACTTAAGAGGCTCTGGAAATGGTTTTCTCGGAAATTCAAGAGAACTAGAACCAGAGCCCCACAGATCCAGCTGAGCAGCCCACAGCCTCAGAGATCTCCTGACGGCGAAGCTGCGTGTGTGTCGCCGAGGACAGTTCATGACGAGCGGGTCAACAGGCGCGTGTCTATCCAGACCCCTGTGAAGACCCCGTCAACAGAAACTGAACGGCACGACGACACTGAATACTGGGACTTTTCTGTATCTTCTCTTACCACAGCGGGAAACAGCGAATCCGACCGCGATTCAATGCACAGCTGGCACTCGTGCGCGTCTTCGCTTGGCACCCCGGTTAGTGAATCTGACCGCGCATCAGTGTTAAGTTGGCACTCTTGTGCGTCTTCGCTGGGTACCGCGGGCATCAGCGAATCTGACCGCGCTTCAGTGCACAGTAGGCAGCCTTGTGCGTCTTCGCTGACCGCTGAACACCACAACGATGAGGAAAACGCTTCCAGCGAGGACTCCAGCGTGTCCGAGGACAGCACATCTTCCTCATCGGATTTTTGGAAAACAGAACAGGAAACCACATTCAACTGGGAAGGAAATACAG gtAGAATCTCCCAGGACTATAAAATCCTTCACTTGATTGGTCAAGGATCAACAGGAGTCATCTATGAGGGAATCCGTCTGTCGGATTGCCGAATG GTGGATATCAAATGCGTGAAGAATACAAAATCAATGGAAAGGATCACGATT GAACCATCTGACAAGACTGTTCCACAAGAGGTCGGTTTGATGACTATGATGAGCAGAGGTCCGAAGGTTCCTCAAGTAATACAGCTGCTGGACTGGTATGAGGCACCAGATCAATACATACTGGTGCTAGAGCATCCCAAATCAGCTGTGAGCCTGGACCAGTTTGTATCCTCCTGTGGGAACAAAATCAGCGAAGCGAAAGCACGAGTGGTGATGCACCAGGTGATCACTGCTGCCAACGCATGCTGCGAAAGGGGAGTCTACAATAACATCAAGCTGGAGAGCCTGCTCATCAACCCCCACACCTTGCAGGTCAAACTGATGGACTTTGGCACCGGAAGCCTCATTAAGGACACAGGCTATACAACATTTTGGG GCTCAATGGCTTGTATTCCCCCGGAGTTCTATCAGAAGGGAAGGTTCCACGCCAAGCCTGCAATCATGTACTCTTTAGGCAAACTGTTGTTCAGGATGCTGTGTGGACGCTACCCTCATATGGAGCTCCACAAGATTGTCAAAAGAACCTGGCAGCCTGAAGACCTATCCAAAG AAGCCGTAGATCTGATCTGCTCGTGTCTGCAGAGTAAGCCAGACAAGCGGCTTTCACTTGACGAGATCCTTCACCAGAGGTGGTTCCAGGTCTTCATCCTGAAGCCAAACAACAGACGAAAAGATTAA